From the Helianthus annuus cultivar XRQ/B chromosome 17, HanXRQr2.0-SUNRISE, whole genome shotgun sequence genome, the window GGTGAGTGAAAAGACGTTTATATATTCACTATTAACAATGAAATCcattaattatatatttagtatagtagaaactctataaaataatacacttgggatcaccaaaatttattaattaaaagagttattaattaatcgataaattaatattttattaatttatagtagaaTACTTAGTTTACAAACACTTTTCAAGCTTCCACTTAATTATTGTATACAATGCATGTATATCAAATGAACTACCCAATTTGAAAGAAACCTTCAATCTCCCACCTTATTATGCTTCTTGTGGATAAAAAAATGGTTGGAAGAAAAATTCTCTTGATTGTGGATAATTGCCCTACTCATCCAAAAATTATTGAAGGAAATGTTGAATTATTTTTTTTGCCACCAAACACAACTTCAAAAATTCAACCTGGTGACGCGGGGATCATACGAGCTTTTAAGATGCATTATCGTCGTCGATTTTATAGAAGTCTTTTGGAGGGTTATGAATTAGGGGTTTCAAATCCAGCAAAAATAAATGTATTAGATGCAATGAATCTTGCAATTTCAGCATGGACTATGGATGTTCGTGCAAATACAATTGCGAACTGCTTTCGTCATTGTAAACTTCGATCAACAGATAACATGAGTTTTGAGAACTCAGATGAAGGTGGTGAAACCACTCAAGAACTCCAGAATTTGATCAAAGAGTTGGGTTATCGCAATGCAATGGATGTCGAAGATGTTCTGACTCACCCAGAAGAAAATGTAGTTGCACAGTTGTTGACTGATGACGAAATTATTGAAAGCGTTATTGGAATTAATAAAGATGATatcgatgaagaagatgatgaaagttCTACAATGAAGCCCCCTTCGAATTCACGAAAAAAGCGGTAATCACATTGAACAATTTCTTGTTGAGCTATGAGAAAACAACACCAGAAGTTCTTACCATGCTAAGGAAAATTAGAGACGAGATTCAAGGGGAAATTGATTTCATCaaaaacaaaagacaattgagtcatttttcaagaaaccttcataaatcattcatgtaatatctatatataaggaattattaatttatattttatatggggtctaaagaaattatcaaaaatgtATTATCTTATCATTTTAGCGAATTATTAATTTAGCATCCTATCCTCGAGTCGGGACCGAcaaaaaatattatcttagagagtttattaaataatcgagtattaatttatcgagtttATACTGTATTTAGGATCCTTGACtacttatttttataaatataataatgAATTTAGTAATGTATTTATTCGTAAATATAATAGCTAGCTTCCACATATACTCACTATTTCTTATTTGAACCAACTCTTATATATGATTCGTGTTTAGTGTTTATCAAGCTCCTTGTTTGGTAATATTGACA encodes:
- the LOC110925149 gene encoding CENP-B homolog protein 2-like, with the translated sequence MVGRKILLIVDNCPTHPKIIEGNVELFFLPPNTTSKIQPGDAGIIRAFKMHYRRRFYRSLLEGYELGVSNPAKINVLDAMNLAISAWTMDVRANTIANCFRHCKLRSTDNMSFENSDEGGETTQELQNLIKELGYRNAMDVEDVLTHPEENVVAQLLTDDEIIESVIGINKDDIDEEDDESSTMKPPSNSRKKR